A window from Kluyveromyces lactis strain NRRL Y-1140 chromosome E complete sequence encodes these proteins:
- the CAB2 gene encoding phosphopantothenate--cysteine ligase CAB2 (highly similar to uniprot|P40506 Saccharomyces cerevisiae YIL083C Homolog to human PPCS) → MTGRRIHTSITEVSKAIDRTVDETALPIAHLSDEDNYFRTNPRPVYMDDLLTEATQFIEYQKSQGREKIVLVTSGGTTVPLENNTVRFIDNFSAGTRGASSAEQFLFNGYSVIFLHREFSLTPFNRPFIHNTETCFLDYFDEDGSISPKYKDLILQNKRDYDQFIYKEKKLLMLPFTTVNQYLWSLKTIAALMNNSGCLFYLAAAVSDFFVPYSRLPQHKIQSQEANQSLNDGNQSSTTVGGKLIVNLDPVPKFLRRLVESWATQAMIISFKLETDNNLLIHKAHQALDRYNHQLVIGNLLQTRNKEVVFVSEQNRDGDWIRITDDHKNIEKLIVQEIVKRHDAWRKTGKQ, encoded by the coding sequence ATGACTGGAAGAAGGATTCATACATCGATTACAGAGGTTTCAAAGGCCATTGACCGTACCGTCGATGAAACTGCTTTGCCAATTGCTCATCTGAGCGATGAGGACAACTATTTCAGAACAAATCCCAGACCTGTGTACATGGACGATTTGTTAACGGAGGCTACACAGTTCATAGAGTATCAGAAGTCTCAAGGTCGCGAGAAAATTGTTCTGGTGACGTCTGGTGGTACTACGGTTCCCTTAGAAAACAATACAGTTCGCTTCATCGATAATTTTTCGGCAGGAACTCGTGGTGCATCTAGTGCAGAGCAGTTCTTATTCAATGGGTACTCTGTGATATTCCTCCATAGGGAGTTTTCTTTGACTCCATTCAACAGGCCTTTCATTCATAATACAGAAACTTGTTTCTTGGATTATTTTGATGAGGATGGGAGTATTTCACCAAAGTATAAGGACTTGATACTTCAAAATAAACGTGACTATGACCAGTTCATAtacaaggaaaagaagttgttgatgttgcCGTTTACAACGGTGAACCAGTACTTGTGGTCTTTGAAGACAATTGCCGCTTTGATGAATAACAGCGGATGTTTGTTCTACCTTGCGGCTGCCGTGTCGGACTTTTTCGTTCCATATTCAAGGTTACCACAACACAAGATTCAATCGCAAGAAGCTAACCAATCACTGAATGACGGAAACCAAAGCTCTACAACAGTTGGCGGGAAATTAATAGTAAATCTTGATCCTGTGCCCAAATTTTTAAGGAGATTGGTTGAATCTTGGGCCACTCAAGCAATGATAATCTCTTTTAAACTAGAAACGGATAACAACCTTTTAATTCATAAAGCTCATCAGGCTTTGGACCGTTATAACCACCAGTTAGTGATAGGTAATCTATTGcaaacaagaaacaaagaagtgGTTTTCGTTTCGGAACAAAACCGCGATGGTGACTGGATAAGAATCACTGATGATCAtaaaaacattgaaaagcTGATCGTACAAGAAATCGTCAAGAGACATGATGCATGGAGGAAAACTGGGaaacaatga
- the CRZ1 gene encoding DNA-binding transcription factor CRZ1 (some similarities with uniprot|P53968 Saccharomyces cerevisiae YNL027W CRZ1 Transcription factor that activates transcription of genes involved in stress response nuclear localization is positively regulated by calcineurin-mediated dephosphorylation) produces the protein MDIDDYLNVDSPSDIGANVLLNPEDSDNSRGSKVAPGFNAMNNSRKCGVKLSDFGGDILSGFKEFGFSVANSFSKETGDNNKNAPSIPSLSINGVLAHDMLNRSVKSNAQLQQPPSVNRNNGRNANKYVSHELNIPNTDPSFLFPALSTNETDNLDTVSSASNSPYIYPSDAISPSTGYLALDSDVDELLSVHSDLSDVSKEYQYISNLSELQELTGNVNDPLPDYVDSQFSQLQELTNLAGQSNHNTQVEDLPMPRIRVDNTNVTPPRIKIEQFESASNSSRPVPTVGTVTSTFDTTHSELSTPSTASFGFNNSHQMFLDATKNNDSHNNNAQDTQSTLDMSEQVSLQNALSLQHDLLSVTTLQGRLPLENDNISDTFDKMLEGRRNRNRSHSRSHSRSRSTSRKSISTRSLSPDERARSLSRDREHLLKLGGKVPNTEDKPKDNGESTLNLIGTTKKKQAQKHPAVYACDICDKKFTRPYNLKSHLRSHTDERPYVCSVCGKAFARMHDKNRHEDLHTGKRRYVCGGILKNGNSWGCGKKFARSDALGRHFKTELGKKCILPLYEEAELEKKANEASQTADAGGSGKSRTDGSI, from the coding sequence ATGGATATTGACGATTATTTGAATGTCGATAGTCCCAGTGACATCGGTGCGAATGTACTGTTAAATCCGGAAGATTCTGACAATTCTCGAGGGTCGAAGGTTGCGCCTGGTTTCAATGCGATGAATAATAGTAGGAAATGTGGTGTCAAGCTGTCTGACTTCGGTGGTGATATACTGTCAGGTTTTAAGGAGTTTGGGTTCAGTGTCGCGAATTCCTTTTCGAAAGAAACTGGtgataataacaaaaaCGCACCTTCAATCCCTAGTCTTAGTATAAATGGTGTCCTGGCTCACGATATGCTTAATCGCAGTGTGAAAAGTAACGCCCAGCTTCAGCAGCCACCTAGCGTCAACCGTAACAACGGTAGAAATGCTAATAAATATGTGTCAcatgaattgaatatacCAAACACAGATCCATCTTTTTTGTTCCCTGCCTTGTCCACTAATGAGACTGACAATTTGGATACTGTGTCGTCGGCATCTAACTCACCATATATTTACCCATCAGATGCAATCTCACCAAGTACTGGGTACCTTGCTCTGGATAGCGATGTGGATGAGTTGCTTAGCGTTCATTCAGACTTATCCGATGTTTCCAAAGAGTACCAGTACATTTCAAATTTATCGGAATTACAAGAATTGACAGGCAACGTTAATGATCCTTTGCCTGATTATGTTGATAGTCAATTCAGCCAGTTGCAAGAATTGACTAACCTGGCGGGTCAATCTAATCATAATACTCAGGTGGAAGATTTACCGATGCCACGGATAAGAGTCGATAATACCAATGTGACTCCAccaagaatcaaaattgaaCAGTTTGAAAGCGCGTCGAACTCTTCCAGACCTGTACCCACTGTAGGTACAGTGACAAGTACTTTTGATACTACTCATTCAGAGCTGTCGACTCCTTCCACTGCATCATTTGGGTTCAATAATTCTCATCAGATGTTCTTAGATGCTACAAAAAACAATGATAGCCACAATAATAATGCACAGGATACTCAGTCTACGTTAGATATGTCAGAACAAGTATCTCTACAGAATGCACTGTCATTGCAACATGATTTACTTTCGGTTACTACACTTCAAGGCAGACTCCCGTTAGAAAATGACAATATTTCAGATACCTTTGATAAGATGCTTGAAGGACgaagaaatagaaatagATCGCATTCTAGGTCACACTCTAGATCACGTTCGACATCGAGAAAGTCTATTTCTACAAGGTCCTTGTCTCCAGATGAACGTGCCCGTTCTCTTAGTAGAGATCGGGAAcatcttttgaaacttgGAGGCAAAGTTCCTAATACTGAGGATAAACCAAAAGATAATGGCGAGTCAACTTTGAACTTGATTGGGActacaaagaaaaaacaagCTCAAAAACATCCGGCAGTTTATGCATGTGATATCTGCGATAAAAAATTCACCAGGCCTTATAATCTCAAGTCACATCTACGATCACATACGGACGAGAGACCTTATGTGTGTTCCGTTTGCGGTAAAGCATTTGCTAGAATGCATGACAAAAATCGTCATGAGGATCTTCATACAGGTAAAAGAAGATATGTCTGTGGAGGTATATTGAAGAACGGTAATTCCTGGGGCTGTGGTAAGAAGTTTGCCAGAAGTGATGCCCTAGGTAGACATTTCAAGACAGAACTGGGTAAAAAGTGTATTTTACCGTTGTATGAAGAAGCcgaattggaaaagaaggctAATGAAGCTTCACAAACAGCAGATGCCGGCGGTTCAGGTAAGAGCAGAACTGATGGAAGCATATGA
- the YFH1 gene encoding ferroxidase (similar to uniprot|Q07540 Saccharomyces cerevisiae YDL120W YFH1 Yeast Frataxin Homologue mitochondrial protein that regulates mitochondrial iron accumulation): protein MLVKNSSRVIRSVISRRSIVTKAIPSIGLARTAPTRAPVLSKLGILNQHNLPFVTVQRMHNSIAASTDGKTIPEEILDMPIEVYHEISDEFMDSLLDQLEILCDYHPEVVQDVEMSQGVMSIEVPSVGTYVINKQPPNKQIWLASPVSGPNRFDYYQKEWVSLRDGTKLLDILNKELSDRLEGDEIDLHY from the coding sequence ATGCTAGTGAAAAATAGCTCCAGGGTCATTAGAAGCGTCATTTCCAGACGTAGTATTGTTACCAAAGCGATACCTAGCATAGGTCTCGCAAGAACTGCACCAACTAGGGCTCCTGTGTTGTCAAAACTCGGGATTTTGAATCAACATAATCTACCCTTTGTTACAGTACAGCGGATGCATAACAGTATAGCAGCATCAACAGATGGGAAAACTATCCCAGAAGAGATTCTGGATATGCCTATCGAAGTGTATCACGAAATTTCTGATGAGTTTATGGATAGCTTACTGGATCAGCTCGAAATTCTCTGTGATTATCATCCAGAAGTCGTGCAGGATGTTGAGATGTCACAAGGTGTGATGAGTATAGAAGTTCCTTCCGTTGGTACATATGTAATCAACAAGCAGCCCCCAAATAAACAAATATGGTTGGCTTCTCCGGTGTCTGGGCCCAACCGATTCGATTACTATCAAAAGGAGTGGGTTTCGTTGAGAGACGGTACGAAGTTACTGGATATCCTAAACAAAGAGCTCAGTGACCGACTAGAAGGCGACGAAATTGACCTACATTACTGA
- the UBP1 gene encoding ubiquitin-specific protease UBP1 (similar to uniprot|P25037 Saccharomyces cerevisiae YDL122W UBP1 Ubiquitin-specific protease that removes ubiquitin from ubiquitinated proteins cleaves at the C terminus of ubiquitin fusions irrespective of their size capable of cleaving polyubiquitin chains): MLTTILEKLGFEEKRVLKAVLIGLIASLYFLYKNEFDITRVAVSVVSTTKEITQAVRDKIMLGRWAPRNAEQEETIVRRGGYVGGLVNDGNTCFMNSVLQCLASSKELHKFMDTIILDSNDDSQNTIDENGEESDLPNEQSTVEKKPKATKNKTYGKRKKIAVRQADNELLKNSTEPNMHFTLALQDLFSKLNAKHYRNRPWFKTNKLLKTMSKAPNRNIILGYDQEDAQEFFQTILSELEKNVESIYGKPEKDPKPVPQDDLPEDAIVGQEHLGEIGDVYIPTEQIDPNSVLASGRKFYSPYKIVTPLDGITAERIGCLQCGENGGIRYSVFSGLSLNLPSDNIGSPIKLSQLLDEWSKPEIIEGVDCNRCALNAVLEHLVEQLNTIQSQPDVNQKLVTLMEDRINEVKSVLSKLAIDDDDYKRMHTENMVRKSSKSKQILISRPPPLLSVHINRSVFDPRTYMIRKNNSRVIFKSKLNLSPWCCNYDKINLDARLPMSKKQENWHESSEDDNNGTEYYNKLHRRFEKEFEDSDEEEDGSDNGQGMFNGSSRMVEEHDVLNGELSSASLSSSEDDIAEVEEVELDALGNTIVKKTAKKPLLGGNQDVSISRGNLDIVDAEGNSEQEDDPEDDDEDEAYEEDEAEEDEENSEEESDDSLPTPPLPPTQPIVSSVPAGPLTYVLRSVIVHYGTHNYGHYIAFRRFRGCWWRISDESVYIVDEQEVLSTPGVFMLFYEYDYDTETGKMKDDTEYENEFNVEIEGEPAVDQVTH; the protein is encoded by the coding sequence ATGCTAACCACGATTTTAGAGAAGTTAggctttgaagaaaagagagtTTTAAAAGCGGTACTAATTGGATTAATTGCTTCGCTATACTTCCTGTACAAGAACGAATTTGATATCACAAGAGTGGCTGTTTCTGTTGTAAGTACCACGAAAGAAATTACACAAGCAGTAAGGGATAAAATAATGCTTGGTCGATGGGCTCCAAGAAATGCGGAGCAAGAGGAGACTATTGTCAGAAGAGGTGGTTATGTTGGAGGTTTAGTGAATGACGGTAACACATGCTTTATGAATTCAGTGCTCCAATGTTTGGCCTCGTCCAAAGAGTTGCATAAATTCATGGACACTATTATCCTAGATTCTAATGATGACAGTCAAAATACAATTGATGAGAATGGAGAAGAATCAGATTTGCCTAATGAGCAATCTACTGTTGAGAAGAAGCCTAAAGCAACAAAGAATAAGACATATggaaagaggaaaaagatCGCTGTACGTCAAGCAGACAACGAGCTCTTAAAAAACTCAACAGAACCTAATATGCATTTCACATTGGCTCTTCAGGATCTATTCTCAAAGTTGAATGCGAAACATTACCGTAACAGACCATGGTTTAAGACCAAcaaacttttgaaaactaTGTCAAAAGCTCCAAATAGGAACATCATCCTAGGTTatgatcaagaagatgCTCAAGAGTTTTTCCAAACTATCCTTTCAGAGCTGGAGAAGAATGTTGAAAGCATATATGGAAAACCAGAAAAGGATCCAAAGCCAGTACCACAAGATGATTTGCCTGAAGATGCAATTGTTGGACAAGAACACCTCGGCGAGATTGGTGATGTCTATATCCCAACGGAACAGATCGACCCAAACTCCGTGCTTGCATCTGGTAGGAAATTCTATTCTCCATATAAAATTGTTACTCCCTTAGATGGTATCACTGCCGAAAGAATTGGATGTTTGCAATGTGGTGAGAATGGTGGGATAAGATATTCAGTCTTCTCAGGTCtatctttgaatttacCCAGTGATAACATCGGTTCCCCAATCAAACTGTCACAACTTCTTGACGAGTGGTCGAAACCTGAGATCATCGAAGGAGTTGACTGTAATCGTTGTGCATTGAACGCTGTTTTGGAACATTTAGTAGAACAACTGAACACCATCCAATCACAGCCAGATGTCAATCAAAAACTAGTAACCTTGATGGAGGATAGGATCAATGAAGTTAAATCAGTGTTGTCAAAGCTTGCcatcgatgatgatgactATAAGAGGATGCATACTGAGAACATGGTTCGCAAATCCTCAAAGTCAAAACaaattttgatttctaGACCTCCACCATTGTTATCTGTTCACATCAACCGGTCCGTTTTTGACCCTCGCACTTATATGATCAGGAAAAATAACTCAAGAGTTATATTCAAAAGCAAATTGAATCTATCACCTTGGTGTTGCAATTATGATAAGATTAATCTTGATGCACGTCTTCCGATGTCCAAGAAGCAAGAGAACTGGCACGAATCATCCGAAGATGACAATAATGGAACTGAATACTACAATAAGTTGCATCgcagatttgaaaaagaatttgaagacAGCGATGAAGAGGAGGATGGAAGTGATAATGGTCAAGGAATGTTCAATGGATCTTCAAGAATGGTGGAAGAGCATGATGTTTTGAATGGTGAATTAAGTTCGGCATCGTTGTCATCATCCGAAGACGATATTGCTGAAGTCGAAGAGGTGGAGTTAGATGCCCTTGGAAATACAATCGTAAAAAAGACTGCCAAAAAACCATTATTAGGTGGCAATCAAGATGTGTCTATCTCCAGAGGAAACCTCGATATAGTAGATGCCGAAGGCAACTCTGAGCAAGAAGATGATcctgaagatgatgatgaggatgaagcttatgaagaagacgaagctgaagaagacgaGGAAAACtccgaagaagaatcagaTGACTCCTTGCCAACACCTCCGCTTCCTCCTACACAACCAATTGTGTCCAGCGTTCCTGCCGGGCCTTTGACATATGTTTTAAGATCTGTTATTGTACATTATGGTACTCATAACTATGGTCATTACATTGCATTTAGAAGGTTCCGTGGTTGCTGGTGGAGAATTAGTGACGAAAGTGTTTACATTGTCGACGAACAAGAAGTGCTTTCTACCCCCGGTGTTTTCATGTTGTTCTACGAGTACGATTATGATACAGAAACAGGGAAGATGAAAGACGATACTGAATACGAGAATGAATTCAACGTAGAGATTGAAGGTGAACCTGCTGTTGATCAAGTAACTCATTGA
- the PBI2 gene encoding Pbi2p (similar to uniprot|P01095 Saccharomyces cerevisiae YNL015W PBI2 Cytosolic inhibitor of vacuolar proteinase B required for efficient vacuole inheritance with thioredoxin forms protein complex LMA1 which assists in priming SNARE molecules and promotes vacuole fusion): MTFKSFIITFKDSVPEADASKIKNSISSLGGTIVHDYSLIKGFAVKLPESLKIDKLKDLHGDAFETIEEDKEVKAL; the protein is encoded by the coding sequence ATGACATTCAAATCGTTCATTATCACATTCAAAGACAGCGTTCCAGAAGCCGACGCTTCAAAGATCAAAAACtccatttcttctctggGTGGTACTATTGTCCATGACTATTCCTTAATTAAGGGATTTGCTGTCAAGTTGCCAGAGTCTCTAAAGATTgataaattgaaggatTTGCACGGTGATGCTTTCGAAACTATCGAGGAAGATAAAGAGGTCAAAGCTTTATAA
- the PUB1 gene encoding Pub1p (similar to uniprot|P32588 Saccharomyces cerevisiae YNL016W PUB1 Poly(A) RNA-binding protein abundant mRNP-component protein hypothesized to bind a pool of non-translatable mRNAs not reported to associate with polyribosomes), with amino-acid sequence MSAEESQQAQTETAAPVPVPAPAVEQDHSNEATTTVEEKSPGAATTAPATEEAPASEKPASQDNNGDGEKQQEEGDEEDDSAAPVLATQGGREKSDKILYVGNLPKSIDDDLLKQYFQIGGSISSVKIIPDKNSQECNYAFVEYFEPHDANVAYQTLNGKEVEGKVLKINWAFQSQQVNSDETFNLFVGDLNVDVDDATLAGTFKEFPSFIQAHVMWDMQSGRSRGYGFVSFGEQDQAQVAMETKQGFELNGRALRINWASKREPQQSQQGQRRFNGPASGRGGFRNNNNQNQNHHNHNGINRHAGPPPHHQMQSHLPPQLQQQPPIGIPPIHQAPLVPPPVDPEAVEDMMRRAPPRVTTAYIGNIPHFAQEHDLIPLLQNFGFIIDFKHYPEKGCCFIKYDTHEQAALCIVALTNFPFQGRNLRTGWGKEKPTFIRPQQQMGPIPGQLPLEEQQQQFENAPQQHDQQQPQQQEQ; translated from the coding sequence ATGTCTGCTGAAGAATCACAACAAGCACAAACTGAGACTGCAGCACCAGTTCCGGTTCCAGCTCCAGCTGTCGAACAGGATCATTCCAATGAAGCTACTACAACCGTCGAAGAGAAATCACCTGGAGCTGCTACCACTGCTCCTGCTACTGAGGAGGCACCGGCATCTGAAAAGCCTGCTTCTCAGGATAACAACGGTGACGGGgaaaaacaacaagaagaaggagatgaggaagatgacTCTGCCGCGCCTGTTTTGGCTACTCAAGGTGGTAGAGAAAAGTCAGATAAAATCTTATACGTTGGTAACCTACCAAAGAGcattgatgatgatctaTTGAAACAATATTTCCAAATTGGTGGGTCCATTTCCAGCGTTAAAATTATTCCAGATAAGAACAGTCAAGAGTGTAACTATGCgtttgttgaatatttcgAACCACACGATGCTAACGTCGCATACCAAACTCTAAATGGTAAGGAAGTAGAAGGGAAGGTCCTTAAGATCAATTGGGCGTTCCAATCTCAACAGGTTAACAGCgatgaaactttcaatttgttcGTCGGTGATTTAAACGTCGATGTCGATGACGCCACTTTGGCCGGCACTTTTAAAGAGTTCCCATCCTTCATTCAAGCTCACGTGATGTGGGATATGCAATCTGGTAGATCTAGAGGGTACGGTTTTGTATCATTTGGTGAACAAGATCAAGCGCAAGTGGCTATGGAAACTAAACAAGGGTTCGAATTGAACGGCAGAGCCTTAAGAATCAACTGGGCTTCCAAACGTGAACCCCAACAAAGTCAACAAGGtcaaagaagattcaaTGGTCCTGCCAGTGGCCGTGGTGGATTCCGTAATAACAACAATCAGAACCAAAATCACCACAATCACAACGGTATCAACAGACATGCTGGTCCACCACCACATCACCAAATGCAATCTCACCTACCCCCACAATTGCAACAGCAACCCCCAATTGGAATTCCTCCAATTCATCAAGCTCCTTTGGTTCCTCCTCCAGTGGATCCAGAAGCCGTTGAAGATATGATGAGAAGAGCTCCTCCAAGAGTTACCACTGCGTACATCGGTAACATCCCACATTTCGCTCAAGAACACGACTTGATTCCATTACTACAAAACTTTGGTTTCATCATCGACTTCAAGCATTACCCAGAAAAGGGTTGttgtttcatcaaatatGATACTCATGAACAAGCTGCGTTGTGTATTGTGGCTCTAACAAATTTCCCATTCCAAGGAAGAAACTTGAGAACCGGTTGGGGTAAGGAAAAACCAACTTTCATTCGTCCACAACAACAAATGGGTCCAATTCCTGGTCAACTTCCACTAGAagaacaacagcaacagtTTGAAAATGCCCCTCAGCAGCATGATCAACAGCAACCTCAGCAACAAGAGCAATGA
- the SAM50 gene encoding SAM complex subunit SAM50 (similar to uniprot|P53969 Saccharomyces cerevisiae YNL026W SAM50 Essential component of the Sorting and Assembly Machinery (SAM complex) of the mitochondrial outer membrane the authentic non-tagged protein was localized to the mitochondria) codes for MENLIHEPSGLEDRVHNGDNGKDLITAEEQFLQNQQENYLLDLFQKNKHTPIHVSQVVLNGAEQVRDDVIQSYLSETINKADTFEQLCKYSDWFHYKMVGNGMVESVSQSLDSRGSYPVQISQRDYGNLNFPSSGPETLSVIDVVPIIQLHPIKRFSAKTGTNIGNGEGDGYIQFQLRNMFNAGEKLTFDATKGTKTHSSYLLNYFQPLQSPWWVSDTTVFKNARQLGHCELFLRGIASGIKSGYLHDGAVNHEWRWESLLRSCDVRSDFASSHLLFSAGDDVKHSVVHSITRDTRDNIIAPSSGQMWKFINEVSLGKFWKTNLEYNFTKSWFNRNFITMSSTVKAGYIHNFHAKTYPLHLADKFYNGGSNDVRSFQLMGLGPKDIYDYVGGDTSLSYGLSLFSRLPFKRFYDSNFRLHLFFNGGRLINRNNANTTDTLMQMLSQHSLSTGFGLVFRHPVARFELNFTVPITAHTSDATRKGFQYGIGISFL; via the coding sequence ATGGAAAACCTAATTCATGAGCCATCAGGCTTGGAAGACAGGGTTCATAATGGCGATAATGGGAAGGATTTGATCACCGCCGAAGAGCAGTTCTTACAAAATCAGCAGGAAAATTACTTACTAGATCTATTCCAAAAGAATAAGCACACACCTATCCATGTGTCCCAAGTTGTTCTCAATGGGGCAGAACAAGTCCGAGATGATGTTATACAGAGTTACCTTTCTGAGACAATTAATAAAGCAGATacttttgaacaattgtgCAAGTATTCGGATTGGTTTCATTATAAAATGGTCGGTAACGGAATGGTAGAATCAGTATCGCAAAGTTTGGATAGCAGGGGTAGTTATCCTGTTCAGATATCACAAAGGGACTATGGAAACCTAaattttccttcttctgGACCAGAAACATTATCGGTAATTGACGTAGTTCCAATTATCCAATTACATCCAATAAAAAGATTCAGTGCGAAAACAGGAACAAACATTGGTAATGGGGAAGGTGACGGTTATATTCAATTCCAGTTAAGGAATATGTTCAATGCTGGTGAAAAACTAACGTTTGATGCTACCAAAGGTACAAAGACACATTCGTCTtatttattgaattatttCCAGCCTTTACAATCACCATGGTGGGTTAGTGATACAACTGTGTTCAAAAACGCACGTCAGTTGGGACATTGTGAATTATTTCTCAGAGGTATTGCTAGTGGTATTAAAAGTGGATACTTGCATGATGGCGCCGTAAACCATGAATGGCGTTGGGAAAGCTTACTCAGGAGCTGTGACGTGAGATCCGATTTTGCATCGTCCCATTTACTGTTTTCTGCAGGAGATGACGTTAAGCATTCGGTAGTTCACTCAATAACCAGAGATACGAGAGATAATATCATTGCTCCAAGCAGTGGCCAAATGTGGAAGTTTATCAACGAAGTGAGCTTAGGGAAATTTTGGAAGACAAACTTGGAGTACAATTTCACCAAGAGCTGGTTCAACAGGAACTTTATAACCATGAGTTCCACCGTGAAAGCAGGATATATACACAATTTTCATGCCAAGACATATCCCTTGCACCTCGCTGATAAATTCTATAATGGAGGGAGTAACGATGTTAGAAGTTTCCAGTTGATGGGATTGGGGCCAAAGGACATCTATGATTATGTTGGTGGTGACACATCTCTATCATATGGATTAAGCCTGTTTAGTCGACTACCCTTTAAGAGGTTTTatgattcaaatttcaGACTGCATTTGTTCTTTAATGGTGGAAGACTCATAAACCGTAACAATGCAAATACAACAGATACGCTAATGCAAATGCTTTCACAGCACTCATTGTCGACTGGTTTTGGTTTAGTATTCAGACATCCGGTTGCAAGGTTCGAACTTAACTTCACGGTACCAATTACTGCACATACATCCGACGCTACTAGAAAGGGTTTCCAGTATGGTATCGGAATCTCTTTCCTATAA
- the EXP1 gene encoding Exp1p (similar to uniprot|Q07541 Saccharomyces cerevisiae YDL121C Hypothetical ORF) yields MNPFVYLIVFLLVVAFVVLLPLIGGIGSYSVDKKTTRRSGDAKDSEKAGSLAKYAKLKKEDAPVKFKVSSSQEGEGFGTRKFEIDGKTGLKKRVIGKYNEDEAEFDYDVDELIAEDLREQQQEEAARYAQYLGKENETQENLV; encoded by the coding sequence ATGAACCCATTTGTATATTTAATTGTGTTTCTTTTAGTGGTAGCTTTCGTTGTATTACTACCGCTAATTGGAGGAATTGGTTCATATTCAGTGGACAAGAAGACTACCAGACGCAGTGGTGATGCCAAAGATTCGGAAAAGGCTGGATCCCTTGCAAAATATgcaaaattgaagaaagaggatGCACCTGTGAAGTTTAAAGTTAGTTCATCACAAGAAGGTGAGGGATTTGGGACTCGGAAGTTCGAAATCGATGGGAAAACAGGGTTGAAGAAGCGTGTCATTGGTAAATACAATGAGGACGAAGCTGAATTTGAttatgatgttgatgaGTTGATCGCGGAGGATTTAAGAGAGCAACAACAAGAGGAAGCTGCAAGGTATGCCCAGTATTTGGGTAAAGAAAATGAGACACAGGAAAATCTTGTGTGA